In a genomic window of Shouchella clausii:
- a CDS encoding HAD family hydrolase has translation MKKKGAYAVIFDMDGVIVDSEPVYRLWNQELYRQLKISVPEEIKLQLIGGSIKRKWQLIKEHCGLSQTVEELIQYQYESFQGKECCFKDIQFPAVRPLIESLKSNGVRIALASSSDRERINRVVTDCGLAHLFDVVVSGEEFADSKPDPEIFLQTAKRLGQAPAQCIVIEDSTNGLLAATRAGMKKVGVKHPSIPMDLSLADITIDSLEQLSPTILGEMV, from the coding sequence ATGAAAAAGAAAGGCGCATATGCAGTCATTTTTGATATGGACGGTGTGATTGTCGACAGTGAGCCTGTTTATCGCTTGTGGAATCAAGAGTTATATCGGCAATTAAAGATTTCTGTTCCTGAGGAAATCAAATTGCAATTGATTGGTGGCAGCATAAAACGGAAATGGCAATTGATTAAAGAGCATTGTGGGCTTTCCCAAACGGTAGAAGAACTAATTCAATACCAGTACGAATCCTTTCAAGGAAAAGAATGCTGCTTCAAGGACATTCAATTTCCCGCTGTCCGGCCTTTAATCGAAAGCCTTAAAAGCAATGGGGTCCGTATAGCATTGGCATCTTCGTCCGACAGAGAGAGAATCAACCGAGTAGTAACCGATTGTGGATTGGCGCATCTATTCGATGTGGTTGTAAGCGGAGAGGAATTTGCGGATAGTAAGCCGGACCCAGAGATTTTCCTGCAGACGGCGAAAAGGCTCGGCCAAGCTCCAGCACAATGTATTGTCATTGAAGATTCAACGAATGGCTTACTAGCAGCAACCCGGGCAGGGATGAAAAAAGTTGGCGTAAAGCATCCATCTATCCCGATGGATTTATCGCTGGCAGATATCACAATCGATTCATTGGAACAGTTAAGCCCTACCATATTAGGAGAGATGGTGTAA
- a CDS encoding KDGP aldolase, whose protein sequence is MNEKVIFNVLAKDVENAKELVQVAGDRVLIGVMVKHFPSAKEAIEQVALYKNNDIPVSVGLGAGDPAMWKMVADVSAKTVPNHINQVFPAAGYTRGRMSELKASTTLVNALIEPTGTAGEVYISTGPRSADFKEKVSCELAAAMLAEIGVDSVKFYPIDGEKRLDEVAAMVKAAVNAGLTIFEPTGGIDVDNVERIVQVCLDNGAETVIPHLYTSLIDQKTGKTEVEKIKQLISMEWK, encoded by the coding sequence ATGAACGAAAAAGTCATTTTCAACGTATTGGCCAAAGATGTAGAAAACGCAAAAGAGTTAGTGCAAGTAGCAGGAGACCGTGTGCTCATAGGCGTAATGGTCAAACATTTTCCATCAGCCAAAGAAGCAATTGAACAGGTGGCATTGTATAAAAACAACGATATTCCTGTCTCAGTAGGACTAGGAGCTGGCGACCCTGCAATGTGGAAAATGGTTGCTGATGTTTCCGCCAAGACGGTGCCAAACCATATCAATCAAGTCTTTCCAGCAGCCGGCTATACACGTGGGCGGATGAGCGAGCTAAAGGCGTCGACTACACTCGTCAACGCACTGATTGAACCAACTGGGACAGCTGGTGAAGTCTATATTTCCACTGGGCCACGCAGTGCTGATTTCAAAGAAAAAGTTTCCTGTGAACTGGCTGCGGCCATGCTTGCTGAAATTGGCGTAGACTCTGTCAAGTTTTATCCGATCGATGGCGAAAAACGTCTCGATGAAGTCGCAGCAATGGTCAAAGCGGCTGTCAATGCCGGTTTAACAATCTTTGAGCCAACAGGAGGAATTGATGTGGACAATGTCGAGCGCATCGTCCAAGTCTGTCTCGACAACGGGGCGGAAACGGTGATTCCTCATTTGTATACATCACTGATTGACCAAAAGACCGGCAAAACAGAAGTGGAGAAAATCAAGCAGTTAATTAGTATGGAATGGAAGTAA
- a CDS encoding DgaE family pyridoxal phosphate-dependent ammonia lyase: MSFFSQLGLRKVINASGKMTALGASAVSDEVADALKRAAQDYVDIDEMMEFAGSVIAEYTGAEDGCPTCGAAAGIAISTASVITGKNLTLIEKMPDSEGLSNEIIIQKGQQIHFGASIAQMVRIGGGKPVEVGNANKVEADHIEQAITEKTAALLYIKSHHAVQKGMQSLETMMKIAKEHQLPFIVDAAAEEDFQAYIRMGADIVIYSGGKALEGPTSGLICGKKKWMEACRMQYKGVGRPMKVGKEGVAGLIAALKQYPLKEDNGDEQIERMTKLADALADVKGLHCSIKQDEAGRAIYRAQIQVDPSKAGMTAAELLHRLESGNPAIFLRHHYVNVGILSVDPRPLLKGQEDIIASEIKRIVKEGQSS; this comes from the coding sequence ATGAGTTTTTTTTCACAGTTGGGTCTTCGTAAAGTCATTAACGCCAGTGGGAAAATGACGGCTCTAGGTGCGTCTGCAGTCAGTGATGAAGTCGCAGATGCGCTAAAGCGTGCCGCGCAAGATTATGTCGATATCGATGAAATGATGGAATTCGCCGGCAGTGTGATCGCAGAATATACAGGCGCGGAAGACGGCTGCCCTACATGCGGGGCAGCCGCAGGAATTGCCATCTCGACAGCGTCTGTGATAACCGGAAAAAATCTAACTTTAATCGAAAAAATGCCAGACTCTGAAGGACTTAGCAATGAAATAATTATTCAAAAAGGCCAGCAGATTCATTTTGGTGCAAGCATTGCACAAATGGTTCGAATCGGCGGCGGGAAACCTGTCGAGGTCGGCAATGCGAATAAAGTAGAGGCAGATCATATCGAACAGGCAATCACAGAGAAAACAGCCGCACTTCTCTACATAAAATCCCATCATGCTGTTCAAAAAGGCATGCAGTCGCTTGAAACAATGATGAAAATTGCGAAGGAACACCAGTTACCATTCATTGTTGATGCTGCGGCAGAAGAAGATTTTCAAGCATATATCCGAATGGGCGCAGATATCGTTATTTACAGCGGGGGAAAAGCATTGGAAGGTCCCACTTCTGGTTTGATTTGCGGGAAAAAGAAATGGATGGAAGCGTGCCGCATGCAATATAAAGGAGTTGGCCGGCCAATGAAAGTAGGGAAAGAAGGAGTTGCCGGACTTATCGCTGCTTTAAAACAATATCCGCTTAAGGAAGACAATGGCGATGAACAAATTGAACGTATGACAAAGCTGGCCGATGCTTTGGCGGATGTGAAAGGATTGCATTGTTCGATCAAACAAGACGAGGCCGGAAGAGCGATTTATCGTGCGCAAATTCAAGTTGATCCTAGCAAAGCAGGCATGACAGCAGCAGAGCTTCTTCATCGCCTTGAATCAGGCAACCCAGCCATCTTTTTACGGCATCATTATGTAAATGTGGGGATTTTATCGGTTGATCCCCGTCCTTTACTGAAAGGACAAGAAGACATCATTGCAAGTGAAATCAAACGGATAGTGAAAGAGGGGCAGTCCTCATGA
- a CDS encoding DUF4310 family protein: MYKTFWYADWSFPIFVALLSSGIFAGTHMYYVYKIGAFNDVAIVAMLEAGIQGAGYGAAAAFGASFLFARVLEGALVGILDIGGSLQTGLGIGVPAILLASGITAPIENFILSLLTGALLGALVGYAILAIRKLTVGQSNSTFGADIMMGAGNTSGRFLGPLIVLSAASASIPIGIGSTIGAAIFYIWKKPVAGGAILGAMIFGAIFPISLE; this comes from the coding sequence ATGTATAAAACGTTTTGGTATGCGGACTGGTCCTTTCCCATTTTTGTCGCCCTTCTTTCGTCAGGCATTTTTGCCGGAACGCATATGTACTATGTGTATAAAATTGGCGCATTCAATGATGTAGCAATTGTCGCTATGTTGGAAGCCGGGATTCAAGGAGCAGGCTACGGGGCAGCAGCCGCTTTTGGAGCGAGCTTTTTATTCGCCCGTGTGTTGGAAGGGGCGCTCGTAGGGATATTAGATATTGGCGGATCCCTGCAAACCGGTCTTGGCATAGGCGTGCCGGCAATCCTGCTAGCGTCGGGTATTACAGCCCCGATTGAAAATTTTATCCTTTCCTTGCTAACAGGCGCTTTGTTAGGGGCACTCGTTGGCTATGCCATCTTGGCAATTCGCAAATTAACAGTTGGGCAATCCAATTCCACGTTTGGTGCTGATATTATGATGGGCGCTGGAAATACATCGGGCCGCTTTCTCGGACCGTTAATCGTTCTTTCTGCAGCAAGTGCCTCGATCCCAATCGGAATTGGTTCAACCATTGGTGCGGCGATTTTCTATATATGGAAAAAGCCAGTAGCAGGCGGAGCGATTTTAGGCGCCATGATTTTTGGCGCAATATTTCCAATCTCTTTAGAATAG
- a CDS encoding DUF4311 domain-containing protein, translating into MEMIEVAIKSIIIGAFVGVGVGAGAARMFHAPKAQGMGAFRTLGELNACAGDAASHFSFGLGFFFNAWASSVGAGAFTQDVDHRIIPNWAAAVLMRKGKRPEDTLHNPKKMAISGGIIGIIVVAFLNLTASAIPESLQAIAVHVLVPAANLLIDPIMPVIFWLAALDAGKRSGFWGTIFGGAAHLIMGNAVPGVVLGILIGKGVDDSGWTKVTKTLLISVIVLFILSAFFRGFDIQLLESMNMAPPEWLLDFHKLLGLEVK; encoded by the coding sequence ATGGAGATGATAGAGGTAGCAATAAAATCAATCATTATTGGTGCTTTTGTCGGTGTCGGTGTCGGTGCTGGGGCTGCCCGGATGTTCCATGCACCAAAAGCACAAGGAATGGGAGCATTCCGGACACTTGGGGAGCTAAATGCTTGTGCGGGAGATGCGGCATCCCACTTTTCATTCGGATTAGGCTTCTTCTTTAATGCGTGGGCGTCCTCTGTCGGGGCAGGTGCCTTCACACAGGATGTGGACCACCGTATTATTCCTAACTGGGCGGCAGCGGTATTAATGCGCAAAGGCAAGCGCCCAGAAGATACGCTACATAATCCGAAAAAAATGGCGATTTCAGGCGGCATTATTGGGATTATCGTCGTTGCCTTTTTGAACTTGACAGCTTCTGCGATTCCCGAATCATTGCAAGCGATTGCCGTCCACGTCCTTGTGCCGGCAGCAAATTTGTTAATCGATCCGATTATGCCCGTCATTTTCTGGTTGGCCGCATTAGACGCTGGCAAGCGCTCTGGTTTCTGGGGCACAATTTTCGGTGGTGCTGCCCACTTGATTATGGGGAATGCCGTGCCAGGTGTGGTGCTTGGGATATTAATCGGCAAGGGAGTCGATGATAGCGGTTGGACGAAGGTAACGAAGACATTGCTTATTTCTGTTATCGTTCTCTTTATTTTAAGCGCATTTTTCCGTGGCTTCGATATTCAGTTATTGGAGAGCATGAACATGGCTCCACCAGAATGGCTTTTAGACTTTCATAAACTGTTAGGATTAGAGGTGAAGTAA
- a CDS encoding DUF4312 family protein, with product MMEKMVQHTVLVSGKGKSKELAINTALGKIQRKVMDEYKAMIIRIEPVSIHVNEAIEHTYTERFLLFFFPRKRSEYTVKLEVDVKITLLKVEEIPFKKIESPDGIVNHIFRNRQVADK from the coding sequence ATGATGGAGAAGATGGTCCAGCACACCGTTCTAGTAAGCGGCAAAGGAAAGTCAAAGGAGCTTGCCATTAACACCGCGCTCGGGAAAATCCAGAGAAAAGTGATGGATGAGTATAAAGCGATGATTATCCGCATTGAACCTGTAAGCATCCATGTCAATGAAGCGATTGAGCATACGTACACGGAGCGCTTTTTGCTCTTTTTCTTCCCGAGAAAAAGAAGCGAGTATACGGTCAAGCTAGAAGTGGATGTAAAGATTACACTGCTGAAAGTAGAAGAGATTCCTTTTAAAAAAATCGAGTCGCCTGATGGGATTGTAAATCATATTTTCCGCAATAGGCAAGTAGCGGATAAATAG
- a CDS encoding glycine-rich SFCGS family protein, whose amino-acid sequence MSQVVVVIGDRLGKGHNVAKGVEAAGGKAIVISGVGADMRLGDVMDTENADIGISFCGSGGAGAITAQTKYGYPAHYGMRSVDEGITAINEGKKVLGFGFMDTEELGKRITEAYLKKVQG is encoded by the coding sequence ATGAGTCAAGTTGTTGTGGTTATCGGGGATCGCTTAGGTAAAGGACATAATGTAGCAAAAGGCGTTGAAGCTGCTGGTGGGAAGGCGATTGTCATTTCCGGTGTTGGCGCGGACATGCGTCTTGGTGATGTTATGGATACAGAGAATGCTGATATCGGTATTTCATTCTGTGGAAGCGGTGGAGCAGGTGCCATCACTGCACAAACAAAATACGGCTACCCAGCACATTATGGCATGCGTTCTGTTGATGAAGGCATCACAGCCATTAATGAAGGAAAAAAAGTACTCGGTTTTGGTTTTATGGATACAGAAGAGCTTGGCAAGAGAATTACGGAAGCCTATTTAAAGAAAGTGCAAGGGTAA
- a CDS encoding PRD domain-containing protein → MQELYRKSENYELCVEVMQFTENLLRQEHIQTTDAQKLSLLSHLSAMVYRSTHKERIEPIDKHLFQEVSKQSIEMAEKVCNRLTDLHEDEKYLLSIHFETAKMKD, encoded by the coding sequence GTGCAAGAATTATACCGCAAGAGTGAAAACTACGAACTGTGCGTGGAAGTGATGCAATTTACAGAAAACCTATTAAGGCAAGAGCATATTCAGACGACAGACGCGCAGAAGCTATCGTTATTGTCCCATCTTTCAGCGATGGTCTACCGTTCCACGCATAAGGAACGGATCGAGCCTATCGATAAACATCTATTTCAGGAAGTATCCAAGCAATCAATCGAAATGGCAGAAAAAGTGTGCAACAGATTGACGGATTTGCATGAGGATGAGAAATACTTGCTTTCTATCCATTTTGAAACAGCTAAAATGAAGGATTAA
- a CDS encoding amidohydrolase/deacetylase family metallohydrolase: protein MIQGIIIQNGFVIDPETLTISKKEIGIVNGVFTAVEDVIQAGGEVQYIDATNHYVAPGFIDLHAHVFEDYTELGIEPDLVGIDQGVTTIVDAGSAGYENYPLFKETVIEKSKTEILAFLNLSRKGLCNGLSELAKLDELMTLKEANEIFQQEQSLVGIKARMSGSVVKNSGIKPLVHARQLADRLGKPIMVHIGNPPPPLQEIFPLLKQGDIVTHAFHGKKHGILTESGDMIPEARSAIERGVRFDVGHGTSSFSYKTMKRFKDNYDLPFTISTDIYKNNYATPVGSLMVTMTKLLALGYRLTDVVAAVTKRAADTLHLTEQGTFRLGTIADVTIFGLKEEGMSTLIDSEGEQLSYHQVLTPYITVKTGKVAYTKENGRESARIIPQE, encoded by the coding sequence ATGATTCAAGGCATTATTATCCAGAACGGCTTCGTGATTGACCCGGAAACTTTAACGATTAGCAAAAAAGAGATTGGCATCGTCAATGGTGTTTTTACTGCAGTAGAAGATGTGATACAGGCAGGTGGAGAGGTTCAGTATATCGATGCAACCAATCATTATGTTGCACCAGGTTTTATCGACTTGCATGCCCATGTGTTTGAAGATTATACCGAGCTGGGCATTGAGCCCGATTTAGTAGGGATCGATCAGGGAGTCACAACAATCGTGGATGCTGGCAGTGCGGGGTATGAGAACTATCCACTTTTTAAGGAAACCGTGATCGAGAAAAGCAAGACAGAAATATTGGCCTTTTTAAACCTGTCACGAAAGGGCTTATGTAATGGCCTATCTGAGCTTGCCAAATTAGATGAGTTAATGACGCTAAAAGAAGCAAACGAAATTTTCCAACAAGAGCAGAGCCTTGTAGGCATAAAAGCGCGTATGAGCGGTTCTGTTGTGAAAAACAGTGGAATCAAGCCATTAGTCCATGCCAGACAGTTGGCAGACCGGCTTGGCAAGCCAATTATGGTCCATATCGGGAATCCACCGCCGCCTTTACAGGAGATTTTTCCCCTTCTTAAACAGGGGGATATTGTCACGCATGCTTTTCATGGAAAGAAGCATGGAATTTTAACTGAGTCAGGAGACATGATTCCGGAAGCAAGAAGTGCGATTGAAAGAGGCGTCCGCTTCGATGTGGGGCATGGCACTTCGAGCTTTAGCTATAAAACAATGAAACGATTTAAGGACAACTATGATCTTCCATTTACGATAAGCACAGATATTTATAAAAACAACTATGCAACTCCAGTAGGCAGCCTGATGGTGACGATGACCAAGCTTCTTGCACTAGGGTACCGATTGACAGATGTGGTTGCAGCTGTAACAAAAAGAGCAGCCGACACGCTTCACTTAACAGAGCAAGGAACATTTCGCCTTGGGACCATAGCAGATGTGACGATATTCGGCCTTAAAGAAGAAGGGATGTCTACACTTATTGATTCAGAAGGTGAACAACTGAGCTATCATCAAGTGCTTACCCCGTATATAACCGTTAAGACTGGAAAGGTGGCATACACGAAGGAAAATGGAAGGGAAAGTGCAAGAATTATACCGCAAGAGTGA
- a CDS encoding BglG family transcription antiterminator, whose amino-acid sequence MLSAREFYLTNKLLNTKAPIRIKDLSIEFGVSTRAIKYDLENVRKWFKLQGRTVNSQTSKGIWLQCSDRERAELRRILAQFKRSQIYPDQTMRVRRIILSLLWTNEYKTAAQLSEMLAVSRNTILSDLNHVDEFLKSWNIELERKQRTGYRLHGNELQLRLMLEHIIYNSLDDYQIYKLTTRITKKERQIEIGTILEEPLKPIYEMAESHMSAFYSPSLASLLRLSDLLRFLLRLTFSVKRLTMGRTIHSYRMLERSHDQDDLSLFLVTVMEKVYTDMQLPLLEEEYAYVSGNIEKASGQMDIVDITEKMIEYVGEQEGINYKKDPKLYSNLLSHLSLRLQNGSFYLNEMNPMEDEVKRNHASLFQSVKEACRKYVKQHTLVAQDSFISFIVLHFLVSYENTFKPKKKVKVLYVCSTGRGVARLIKNRVEKEIPAVDIVCYCSLLEVEEICQAEEVDLIISVFPVEAAVPVVVVEPLPAKRDIEEIRKQVRAMIGSDDEQTNELLENNEFTISEDSENLSQEIILKGFEAAHALLEAFPIKSEERWKNAFMMHVFLMVHRYYFDKQYDQYLYANNQMLDSDEEMFHSVQQILQDKDLHVHEAEVITLLQYLKKWK is encoded by the coding sequence ATGCTAAGCGCAAGGGAATTTTATTTAACAAATAAGCTGTTGAATACGAAAGCTCCGATTAGAATCAAAGATTTGTCAATCGAGTTTGGGGTGAGCACAAGAGCGATTAAGTATGACCTTGAAAATGTTCGCAAATGGTTTAAGTTGCAGGGGAGAACGGTGAATTCCCAGACAAGCAAGGGGATTTGGCTTCAATGCAGTGATCGGGAGCGCGCTGAATTAAGACGGATTTTGGCACAATTCAAACGATCGCAAATTTACCCAGATCAAACGATGCGTGTCAGAAGGATTATTCTGTCCCTATTATGGACGAATGAGTATAAAACCGCTGCTCAGTTATCGGAGATGCTAGCAGTCAGCAGAAACACAATTTTAAGCGATTTGAACCATGTAGACGAGTTTTTAAAATCATGGAATATTGAGTTGGAGCGAAAGCAAAGAACAGGGTATCGCCTTCATGGCAATGAACTTCAGCTGCGGCTGATGCTTGAGCATATTATTTACAACAGCTTAGATGATTATCAAATCTATAAGCTAACGACTCGAATTACGAAAAAAGAGCGGCAAATTGAGATTGGCACGATATTGGAAGAGCCATTAAAACCTATTTATGAAATGGCTGAAAGTCATATGAGCGCGTTCTATTCGCCATCCTTGGCGTCTTTGTTGCGGCTCTCTGATTTGTTGAGATTCCTACTGCGGCTCACGTTTTCGGTGAAAAGATTAACGATGGGGCGTACGATTCATAGCTATCGGATGTTGGAGCGTTCTCATGATCAAGATGATCTCTCCTTGTTTCTGGTGACCGTTATGGAGAAAGTCTACACTGATATGCAGTTGCCGTTGCTCGAGGAAGAATACGCGTATGTATCAGGAAATATAGAAAAAGCATCTGGACAAATGGACATCGTCGACATTACCGAGAAGATGATCGAGTATGTAGGCGAGCAAGAAGGAATCAACTATAAAAAGGATCCTAAACTTTATAGCAATCTGCTTTCTCATTTGTCACTGAGGCTTCAAAATGGCTCATTTTATTTAAATGAAATGAACCCAATGGAGGACGAAGTGAAAAGAAACCATGCGTCTCTTTTCCAAAGTGTCAAGGAAGCTTGCCGCAAGTATGTGAAACAACACACATTGGTAGCCCAAGATTCTTTTATCTCTTTTATTGTTTTGCACTTCCTCGTTTCTTATGAAAATACATTTAAACCGAAAAAGAAAGTAAAGGTTTTATATGTATGTTCAACAGGAAGAGGGGTTGCCCGGTTAATCAAAAATCGGGTAGAAAAAGAAATTCCTGCCGTCGATATTGTCTGTTATTGTTCCTTGCTTGAAGTGGAAGAGATTTGTCAGGCTGAAGAGGTGGATTTGATTATCAGCGTTTTTCCTGTTGAAGCCGCCGTTCCTGTTGTCGTTGTCGAGCCGCTGCCTGCAAAAAGAGATATCGAAGAAATTCGCAAACAAGTACGAGCGATGATCGGTTCAGACGACGAGCAGACGAACGAGCTGTTGGAGAACAATGAGTTTACGATCAGTGAAGATAGTGAGAACCTCAGCCAGGAAATTATTTTAAAAGGCTTTGAAGCTGCTCACGCATTATTGGAAGCCTTTCCAATTAAATCAGAAGAACGATGGAAAAATGCGTTTATGATGCACGTCTTTTTAATGGTTCACCGCTATTACTTTGATAAGCAATATGACCAGTACCTCTATGCAAATAATCAAATGCTAGACAGCGACGAGGAAATGTTCCATAGCGTGCAGCAAATTTTACAGGATAAAGATTTACATGTTCATGAAGCTGAGGTTATTACTCTTTTACAGTACTTGAAAAAATGGAAGTGA
- a CDS encoding glycosylhydrolase-like jelly roll fold domain-containing protein, producing the protein MHAFENLKQQFLRPADEFTPIPFWFWNDKLSRGEIVQQIQDFHAKEVSGFVLHPRMGLPREMPYLSDPFMEMIEVALSEAEKLGMKVILYDEGMYPSGSACGMVVKENGAYASRGLELREYPCQNQFVRLPISLQQGESLVSIQAVRKLSESQIEADSAVVLFCEGSVVEFAPPKQGDWSVLVFVDTPSRGTIRGVHPGQDDGEPDAPLAADLLNRDAVQSFMRFTHERYYEKFSDYFGTTIIAMFTDEPDLLGRGHVPGLKPWTRSFLSDYVADGGDERDLPALWLDAGEETGAIRNRFAGAIRRRLNQTYYKPLADWCEEHGIGLTGHPAGSDDIGLLSHFHIPGQDIVWRYIAPEENKALTGVHSTMGKCSSDSARHRNKRRNANECFGVCGVEGGWSLSADDMKWYLDWLFVRGVNLIIPHAFYYSIRGERRNERPPDVGPNNGWWPEYAKFSRYMKRLSWLMTDSLNSAKVAVLVGDSFLPWRIVKPLYESQIEFNYLEEQLLNDCCEISNGTIQIAGYCYEAILIERGYQLARSSWQRLKKFVEEGGCIIELTAKGVNSPDIGQWQVGQETEVPALLTGMIGSDYEIKPAASTIRISRIKKQGRLFYVIVNEGETAFQGKLRMDLGGLIEYWRPWTGACDAAIGEQAADYLAIPISVERRECLIIAVDPSRPQQQGRKQPVRKQKAILDLSQGWRVIGGPWKGELAGLSTWTNWEGLSNFSGTVVYETTFEIEEPSQIPLWRLDLGDVYEIARLSVNGKEAGVQFWKPYVFEIGQYLRPGTNVLHVSVTNSLANRYDRKSLLSGLVGPIRLYGFRVDGMERKDRSD; encoded by the coding sequence ATGCATGCATTTGAAAACCTAAAACAGCAGTTTTTGCGGCCAGCAGATGAATTCACGCCGATCCCGTTTTGGTTTTGGAACGACAAGCTGTCAAGGGGTGAGATCGTTCAGCAAATTCAAGATTTCCATGCGAAGGAGGTTAGCGGTTTCGTTCTTCATCCGCGGATGGGCTTGCCTCGGGAAATGCCATATTTGTCGGATCCCTTTATGGAGATGATTGAGGTCGCCTTATCGGAAGCCGAGAAGTTGGGCATGAAAGTCATTTTGTACGATGAGGGCATGTACCCTTCTGGTTCCGCCTGTGGGATGGTCGTTAAAGAAAATGGCGCCTATGCTAGCAGGGGGTTGGAGCTTAGGGAGTACCCGTGTCAAAATCAATTTGTGCGGCTTCCCATTTCCTTGCAGCAAGGTGAATCGCTCGTTTCTATCCAAGCCGTTCGTAAGCTGTCGGAGAGCCAGATCGAGGCGGACAGTGCAGTCGTTCTTTTTTGTGAGGGCAGTGTAGTTGAATTTGCTCCACCGAAACAAGGCGACTGGTCGGTGTTGGTCTTTGTCGATACGCCATCACGGGGGACGATACGCGGTGTTCATCCTGGACAGGACGACGGAGAGCCTGATGCGCCATTGGCCGCAGATTTGTTGAACCGAGATGCAGTGCAATCGTTTATGAGATTCACGCATGAACGCTATTACGAAAAGTTTAGCGACTATTTCGGTACAACGATTATCGCCATGTTCACGGACGAACCGGATTTGCTTGGCCGAGGGCATGTACCTGGCTTAAAGCCATGGACGAGATCGTTTTTAAGTGACTATGTGGCAGATGGTGGCGACGAGCGGGATTTGCCGGCCCTTTGGTTGGATGCTGGGGAAGAGACCGGTGCCATTCGTAACCGTTTTGCTGGAGCGATTCGACGCCGTTTAAACCAGACTTATTACAAGCCGTTAGCCGATTGGTGCGAGGAGCATGGCATTGGGCTGACTGGACATCCTGCTGGAAGCGACGATATTGGACTGCTTTCTCATTTTCATATTCCTGGTCAAGACATCGTGTGGCGTTATATCGCCCCTGAGGAGAACAAAGCGTTGACAGGCGTTCATAGCACAATGGGCAAATGCTCGTCTGATTCGGCTCGCCACCGCAATAAACGGCGGAATGCAAACGAATGTTTCGGCGTTTGCGGCGTTGAAGGCGGCTGGTCCCTTAGTGCCGACGACATGAAGTGGTACTTGGATTGGTTGTTCGTTCGCGGTGTCAATCTCATTATCCCCCATGCTTTTTATTATTCCATTCGAGGGGAACGGAGAAACGAGAGGCCGCCAGATGTCGGACCGAATAATGGTTGGTGGCCGGAATACGCCAAGTTCTCCCGCTATATGAAGCGGCTGTCCTGGCTAATGACTGATTCCTTAAACAGTGCCAAAGTGGCTGTTCTTGTCGGCGATTCTTTCTTGCCGTGGCGTATCGTTAAGCCGCTGTACGAGTCTCAAATCGAATTTAACTACTTAGAAGAACAATTGTTGAACGATTGCTGCGAAATTAGCAATGGAACGATTCAAATTGCCGGGTATTGCTATGAGGCGATATTGATCGAGCGTGGCTATCAGCTGGCCCGTTCTAGTTGGCAACGCCTCAAGAAGTTTGTTGAGGAAGGAGGCTGCATAATCGAGCTCACTGCAAAGGGTGTTAACTCTCCAGACATTGGACAATGGCAGGTGGGACAAGAAACGGAGGTTCCGGCGTTGCTAACTGGAATGATCGGGAGCGATTATGAAATAAAGCCTGCTGCTTCCACTATACGGATCAGTCGAATCAAAAAGCAGGGTCGGTTATTTTATGTCATCGTGAACGAAGGGGAAACAGCATTTCAAGGAAAGTTGCGTATGGATCTAGGTGGGCTTATCGAATACTGGCGTCCTTGGACAGGAGCGTGTGACGCCGCAATCGGTGAACAGGCGGCGGATTATCTAGCCATACCTATATCCGTAGAGCGGAGAGAATGCTTAATCATTGCCGTAGATCCGAGTCGGCCTCAGCAACAGGGCAGAAAGCAGCCTGTAAGAAAACAAAAGGCAATATTAGATTTATCTCAAGGCTGGCGCGTGATCGGGGGGCCGTGGAAGGGGGAATTAGCCGGGCTATCTACATGGACGAACTGGGAAGGCTTGTCAAATTTCTCGGGAACGGTTGTTTACGAGACTACATTCGAGATCGAAGAGCCGTCCCAAATTCCTTTATGGCGACTAGATTTAGGCGACGTGTACGAAATCGCGCGATTGTCAGTGAACGGAAAAGAAGCTGGCGTTCAATTCTGGAAGCCTTACGTGTTCGAAATTGGCCAGTACTTGCGGCCAGGCACAAATGTTTTGCATGTATCCGTTACGAACAGCTTGGCTAACCGTTACGACAGGAAATCGTTGCTGTCTGGACTGGTGGGGCCTATAAGGCTGTATGGTTTCAGGGTAGATGGAATGGAAAGAAAGGATCGATCCGATTAA